One stretch of Acropora muricata isolate sample 2 chromosome 12, ASM3666990v1, whole genome shotgun sequence DNA includes these proteins:
- the LOC136891893 gene encoding sterol regulatory element-binding protein cleavage-activating protein-like, whose amino-acid sequence MKASNGIDMENETKNNTENAEDSDLGQDWISRLCYEHGYFCATHPKLVIIFTIVVVFSCSAPLFSAPLFGGSAAIEWITLSSSGVSVADSRAKTQRILQGNDSTIPRWFVGDPLLYIQQFILMAHISPWRPRLQNNMVIKEALRPAFNITKFITDFQFQDGGTAIKLSDVCLEVTSGSSVAHLSGYMIKDQKYLPSEGCLLLSPANLWNRRTERFNEDPSVLDDLYLDHSKILFNTALREYILGLPIKYTGIYPSVHGDRPNHVIQYAITLVLSSHDSRYVNELCKQLKKKFPLASQTAEDNSAERDNVVHIYYKGEHRELIELLPLCVTYFIVFLYLAFAVGKIEMVKSKWGLALSAVLSVVASLVMASGLCSFFGLVTTLDSCEIFPYLIIILGVENILVITKSVVSTPVDLEVKIRVAQGLSKEGWYILKNFWTEIAICCLGYLTYVPAVQEFCLFAIIGLLSDFFLQMVLFVTVLSIDIRRMELSDLQRLQQTASQRRVGDVSSTASRSKMGQRPSSPLPTPPHSPEAVQFFGLLPPLPPSSLVTQSTPPRGCPVMPKKLPKRLNVAYFWARNRIVQKACMVCFIIYFLSILSYPSTDPLPESPEGKSSLDKLHNNNFGVDNEPQRNQMNQPKEKMTLSDEEMKKKESLWKITPELSSKAPPSVEMWKGLYQRHWPELLNYYNISLLGRYLSVLPPVHLGISIDTDIFVADSFQDVVGFSTANGTLKLEQPLGAEEEAEATEHEIRDPEYFHNALTCVVLGVVVMIILFFVCKFLNDLQVSPRSGRSRKGTGCGHQRLVESVPVTLRGHSQNVEHLICRMPFIISVCLGGQICVWDIPTGYRLRVINRESHGQSEVAIREGKSRVEKSKHKSSVERGSGLTAKRNTSEVPFPRPILASEDTSHTHGSENGSKASNDVQHSVKTEDGSEVTSDECVSKESNDTAKSAGYDFSKYANGEDIPRWSPSSRGSFSSSWTNPDEDGPEWLTSSEESGDEEAFVQTSSYRGSQLTTGASVWCVDCWGDFLVVGCSDGTIEIWSVLSGAQLYVSRDNTVGVCKLRFYSSSPQIVVARLDGTLEFLNLGVPIRPAAHSPLQENSPIKRSSPRVMRKTTDASSSNTSVGIKGTRANISMDSSQCRINHKLRAHHQPISVLDVMDGRVITGSHDRTLKVFRTDECVCVYTLHGHADSISALTVDKTNNRQVVSGAANGGVRVWDVISGECLQHLRGHVKSVTAVACTAEHLLSVSLESVLCIWDRSRGECLHRLKQVPDLCSNVAMLSRALFITGGQGHISVWDVRTGRRVKTVLLGDDDTSVFVRYVKVCDNKTVVCNFGKEVKIVTFPAVMDKAE is encoded by the exons ATGAAGGCAAGTAACGGAATCGACATGGAGAACGAAACGAAAAATAACACAGAAAATGCCGAGGACAGCGATCTTGGACAAGACTGGATTTCTCGCTTGTGTTATGAGCACGGATACTTTTGCGCAACACACCCGAAACTGGTCATAATTTTTACGATTGTGGTTGTTTTCAGCTGCAG CGCTCCTTTGTTCTCTGCGCCATTGTTTGGGGGTTCAGCTGCAATAGAGTGGATTACATTGAGTTCGTCTGGGGTGTCTGTTGCTGATAGCAGggctaaaacacaaagaatcttGCAGGGAAATGACAGCACCATTCCAAGATGG tttgtAGGTGACCCACTGCTTTATATCCAGCAGTTCATATTAATGGCACATATCAGTCCTTGGAGACCGCGCTTACAGAATAACATGGTCATCAAAGAGGCTTTGCGGCCAGCTTTTAACATCACAAAATTTATCACAGATTTCCAGTTTCAAGATGG GGGCACTGCTATCAAATTGAGCGATGTCTGTCTAGAAGTAACTTCTGGTTCAAGTGTTGCACATCTGTCAGGCTACATGATCAAAGATCAGAAATATCTTCCTTCAGAAGGATGCCTTTTGCTTTCACCTGCTAATCTTTGGAACAGAAGGACGGAAAG ATTTAATGAAGATCCTTCAGTTCTTGATGACCTCTATTTGGATCACAGCAAGATCTTATTCAATACTGCTCTTAGAg AGTACATTCTTGGCTTGCCAATCAAGTACACTGGAATTTACCCTAGTGTGCATGGAGACAGGCCGAACCATGTCATCCAGTATGCGATAACGCTTGTCCTTTCCTCACATGACTCAAG ATATGTCAATGAACTCTGCAAACAGTTAAAGAAGAAGTTTCCACTTGCATCTCAAACTGCAGAAGACAACAGTGCTGAAAGGGACAATGTTGTTCATATTTACTACAAG GGTGAACACAGAGAGCTTATTGAGCTTCTTCCTCTTTGCGTCACATACTTTATTGTATTTCTATACTTGGCTTTCGCTGTTG gcAAGATTGAAATGGTAAAAAGCAAATGGGGGCTGGCTTTGAGTGCTGTTCTCTCCGTCGTTGCATCTCTTGTTATGGCGTCAGGGTTGTGTTCCTTCTTTGGTCTTGTAACTACCTTGGACAGCTG TGAAATATTTCCATATCTGATTATTATTCTTGGTGTTGAAAACATTTTGGTGATAACGAAGTCTGTTGTCTCGACGCCAGTCGACCTGGAGGTGAAGATAAGAGTTGCCCAAG GACTAAGCAAGGAAGGCTGGTACATTCTGAAGAATTTTTGGACAGAGATCGCTATTTGTTGTCTTGGTTATCTGACTTATGTTCCGGCCGTACAG GAGTTTTGTCTCTTTGCCATTATTGGTCTGTTATCAGACTTCTTTCTTCAAATGGTGCTGTTTGTTACGGTTTTGTCCATCGACATCCGGAGAATGGAG CTTTCCGACCTCCAACGACTTCAACAAACTGCCAGTCAAAGAAGAGTAGGAGACG ttTCTTCAACTGCATCACGTTCGAAGATGGGTCAACGTCCATCGTCGCCACTACCTACACCCCCACATTCTCCAGAAGCAGTGCAGTTCTTTGGTCTGCTTCCTCCCCTACCCCCATCCTCACTCGTCACCCAGAGTACCCCTCCTAGGGGGTGCCCTGTCATGCCCAAAAAACTTCCGAAAAGACTCAATGTTGCGTACTTTTGGGCAAGAAACAGGATTGTACAGAAGGCGTGCATG GTCTGctttattatatattttttgagCATCCTGAGTTATCCTAGTACAGATCCTTTACCGGAAAGTCCAGAAGGAAAATCTTCCCTCGACAAACTTCATAATAACAATTTTGGTGTCGACAATGAACCTCAAAGGAATCAAATGAACCAACCAAAAGAGAAAATGACCTTGTCAGACGAGGAAATGAAGAAGAAGGAATCGCTATGGAAGATAACACCCGAGCTTTCCTCCAAAGCTCCACCTTCGGTCGAAATGTGGAAAGGCCTTTACCAACGACACTGGCCAGAGCTGTTAAATTACTACAACATAAGCTTACTAGGAAG GTACCTATCCGTTTTACCGCCGGTTCATCTCGGTATTAGCATTGACACGGACATCTTCGTGGCAGACTCTTTCCAAGATGTCGTCGGGTTTTCCACTGCGAACGGTACTTTAAAACTCGAGCAGCCCTTGGGCGCCGAAGAAGAGGCGGAAGCTACCGAGCACGAAATACGAGATCCTGAGTACTTCCATAACGCCTTAACATGCGTCGTACTTGGTGTAGTCGTCATGATTATTCTCTTCTTTGTCTGCAAGTTTCTTAACGACCTTCAAGTCAGCCCCAGGTCGGGGCGCAGCCGAAAAGGAACGGGCTGTGGTCATCAAAGACTGGTGGAAAGTGTTCCCGTCACTCTCAGGGGGCATTCGCAG AATGTAGAACATTTGATATGCAGAATGCCCTTCATAATCAGTGTCTGTTTGGGTGGACAAATCTGCGTCTGGGACATACCTACTGGATACCGCCTGAGAGTTATCAACAGGGAAAG TCATGGTCAGTCGGAAGTCGCAATAAGAGAAGGAAAGTCAAGAGTCGAGAAGTCAAAGCATAAGTCCAGTGTAGAACGAGGCAGCGGTCTCACCGCCAAGCGGAATACAAGCGAAGTGCCTTTTCCAAGACCGATCTTGGCTTCGGAGGACACATCACATACGCATGGCAGTGAAAATGGATCCAAAGCTAGCAATGACGTGCAGCATTCTGTGAAAACCGAGGATGGCAGTGAG GTGACGAGTGACGAGTGTGTTTCGAAAGAATCGAACGACACTGCAAAGTCTGCAGGCTATGACTTCAGCAAGTATGCCAACGGAGAGGATATACCCCGCTGGTCCCCGAGTTCAAGGGGCTCTTTCTCAAGTTCCTGGACCAATCCTGATGAAGACGGCCCTGAATGGTTGACAAGCTCAGAGGAGTCTGGTGACGAGGAGGCCTTTGTGCAAACTAGCAGTTACCGTGGCAGCCAGCTCACAACAGGTGCCTCGGTCTGGTGTGTTGATTGTTGGGGCGATTTCTTAGTGGTTGGATGCAGCGACGGTACAATTGAG ATCTGGAGTGTTTTGTCTGGCGCGCAGTTGTACGTGTCACGTGATAACACTGTAGGTGTTTGTAAACTTCGCTTTTATTCAAGCAG TCCACAAATCGTTGTGGCTCGTTTAGATGGGACACTCGAGTTCCTTAACCTGGGAGTGCCCATAAGACCTGCCGCTCATTCGCCCCTCCAAGAAAACTCCCCTATAAAGCGCTCCTCGCCAAGAGTTATGAGAAAAACCACAGACGCGTCCAGCAGCAACACCTCCGTGGGCATAAAAGGGACTCGCGCAAATATTTCAATGGATAGTTCGCAGTGCAGAATAAACCACAAGCTGCGGGCTCATCATCAACCCATCAGTGTGTTGGACGTCATGGATGGGCGAGTCATAACAGGGAGCCATGACAGGACATTGAAG gTTTTTCGAACTGATGAATGTGTGTGTGTCTACACATTACATGGTCACGCGGATAGCATCAGTGCTCTTACAGTTGACAAG ACCAACAATCGTCAAGTGGTCAGCGGCGCCGCTAATGGAGGCGTGCGCGTTTGGGATGTGATAAGCGGTGAATGCCTGCAGCACCTTCGAGGTCACGTGAAATCCGTGACCGCTGTGGCGTGCACCGCGGAGCACTTGCTGAGCGTTAGTCTGGAAAGCGTGCTCTGTATCTGGGATAGGTCACGTGGCGAGTGTCTGCATCGCCTAAAGCAG GTTCCAGATCTCTGCTCCAACGTCGCCATGTTATCCAGAGCGCTGTTTATTACGGGCGGACAG GGACACATTTCTGTCTGGGATGTCCGCACTGGGAGACGTGTGAAAACCGTTTTGTTAGGTGACGACGACACGTCAGTATTTGTACGCTACGTCAAAGTGTGTGACAATAAAACGGTCGTGTGTAACTTTGGGAAAGAAGTCAAAATTGTAACATTCCCTGCCGTAATGGACAAAGCGGAATGA